Proteins encoded within one genomic window of Halocatena marina:
- a CDS encoding DedA family protein: MFQWSTDALLALLTQYGYLAFFLFMFGESSMVFPFVPSEVVVPAAAELLVTGVTSFCAFVLVGTAGATLGSLFAYYVFGATSHEALNHYGRYVRVSERDIDRARYWFQRWGEQTVFWGRLLPAVRSLISIPAGFAGMNRRKFVAYSAAGSALFTAAAAVFVTTVTAPLTISIATLTLLPTIY, translated from the coding sequence GTGTTCCAGTGGTCGACAGATGCACTGCTCGCGCTTCTCACGCAGTACGGATACCTCGCGTTTTTTCTGTTCATGTTCGGTGAGTCGTCGATGGTGTTTCCATTCGTTCCGAGCGAAGTCGTCGTCCCGGCCGCTGCAGAACTGCTCGTCACAGGTGTGACGTCGTTCTGTGCGTTCGTTCTCGTGGGGACTGCGGGTGCGACTCTCGGTAGTCTGTTCGCGTACTACGTCTTCGGTGCGACAAGCCACGAGGCTCTCAACCACTATGGTCGATACGTCCGGGTTTCTGAACGTGACATCGACCGGGCGCGCTACTGGTTTCAACGCTGGGGAGAGCAGACCGTGTTCTGGGGGCGGTTACTCCCGGCCGTGCGCTCGCTTATCTCGATCCCGGCCGGTTTCGCTGGGATGAACCGTCGAAAGTTCGTTGCCTACTCCGCCGCTGGTAGTGCGCTGTTCACCGCAGCCGCTGCAGTGTTCGTCACCACCGTCACAGCACCGCTGACTATCTCCATCGCCACGTTGACTTTACTCCCCACGATATATTGA
- a CDS encoding cupin domain-containing protein: MSDQTQQPLVRRAEEIEYETVAAADGMDKGVLIGPEHGAPNLAIRRFSLEPGATVPKHTNEIEHEQYVLAGEYVVGIDDEEYTVSAGDSLFIPADVVHWYRNDGDEQGAFICAVPTGDDEINLVE, from the coding sequence ATGAGTGATCAGACACAACAGCCACTCGTCCGTCGCGCAGAAGAGATCGAGTACGAAACGGTCGCGGCTGCCGACGGTATGGACAAGGGTGTCCTCATCGGTCCAGAGCACGGTGCACCGAACCTCGCTATCCGACGATTCTCGCTCGAACCCGGCGCAACGGTCCCAAAGCACACAAACGAAATCGAGCACGAGCAGTACGTTCTCGCAGGGGAGTACGTCGTCGGTATTGATGACGAGGAATATACGGTGTCGGCTGGCGATTCGCTGTTCATTCCTGCTGACGTCGTTCACTGGTATCGGAACGACGGCGACGAGCAAGGCGCGTTCATTTGTGCCGTGCCAACAGGCGATGATGAAATCAACCTCGTAGAGTAA
- a CDS encoding CBS domain-containing protein: MRSFRIGSAFGIPIKLDLTFLLVLPLFAYLIGSEVNIWVGILNQYFAVDIVSSALSGDVVPFVVGLVAAIGLFASVLLHELGHSLVARRYGYPISSITLWLFGGIAQLSEMPEEWEQELYIAIAGPLVSIGLGIGLFGVFLTTPSILPAGAVGVGSAALLFVLGYLAITNLALAAFNLLPGFPMDGGRILRALLAINRPYARATEIAAEVGKFFAILLGLVGLFVGFNIFLVGIAFFIYLGATSEAQQTMMSAAFEGVSVRDVMTPAENVNTVDAKSSVSELLEYMFQKRHTGYPVLRDGHLVGLVTLEDAKSVNEVEQDAYRVEEIMSTDLVTVDVNEDALEALTMMQEENIGRLLVMDDEEFAGLLTRSDLMTALAVIRSSGSLEPRTGSQSDHSTGYPREAR; the protein is encoded by the coding sequence ATGCGGAGTTTCCGTATCGGGAGCGCGTTTGGTATCCCCATTAAACTTGACCTGACGTTCCTGCTCGTCCTGCCGTTGTTCGCGTATCTCATCGGCAGTGAGGTGAACATCTGGGTCGGTATCCTCAACCAATACTTTGCGGTAGATATCGTTTCTTCGGCACTTTCTGGAGATGTTGTTCCGTTTGTCGTTGGGTTGGTCGCTGCCATTGGGTTGTTCGCCAGCGTCCTCCTCCACGAGCTCGGACACTCTCTCGTAGCGAGGCGCTATGGGTATCCTATCTCCTCCATCACGCTGTGGCTGTTCGGTGGTATCGCTCAACTGAGTGAAATGCCCGAAGAGTGGGAACAGGAACTGTACATTGCGATTGCGGGTCCTCTCGTGAGTATCGGTCTCGGTATCGGACTGTTTGGCGTCTTCTTGACGACCCCCTCGATTCTTCCGGCTGGTGCCGTCGGCGTCGGTTCGGCTGCGTTATTATTTGTTCTCGGTTATCTCGCTATTACGAATCTCGCACTGGCCGCATTCAATCTCCTGCCGGGGTTTCCAATGGACGGGGGACGAATCCTTCGTGCGTTGCTCGCTATTAACCGTCCGTACGCGCGGGCGACCGAAATCGCTGCCGAGGTGGGGAAGTTCTTTGCGATCCTGCTCGGTCTCGTTGGGCTATTCGTCGGATTCAACATCTTCCTCGTCGGTATCGCCTTTTTCATCTACCTCGGGGCGACTTCCGAAGCACAACAGACGATGATGAGCGCCGCCTTCGAGGGTGTCAGTGTGCGAGATGTCATGACACCTGCGGAAAATGTCAACACCGTCGATGCGAAATCGAGCGTCTCCGAACTCCTCGAGTACATGTTCCAGAAGCGCCACACTGGCTATCCAGTGCTCCGTGATGGTCATCTTGTTGGACTCGTCACGCTCGAAGACGCAAAGAGCGTCAATGAAGTCGAACAGGACGCCTACCGCGTTGAGGAGATCATGAGTACGGATCTCGTCACTGTGGATGTCAATGAGGACGCGTTAGAGGCACTCACGATGATGCAAGAGGAGAACATCGGTCGACTCCTTGTCATGGACGATGAGGAGTTCGCTGGGTTGCTCACTCGATCGGATCTGATGACTGCGCTCGCAGTCATTCGTTCGAGCGGTTCGCTGGAACCGCGGACCGGATCGCAGTCGGACCACTCGACCGGCTATCCGCGTGAAGCACGCTGA
- a CDS encoding molybdopterin-binding protein produces the protein MQVALLTVGDELLSGDTENTNATWLARQLSGRGVAVKRIAVVPDEVSVIAEHVSKYSTAFDATLVTGGLGRTPDDVTMDGVARAFDRSLQPNELARADIEQTVAALAERRPNLSFDIEIETEAAIPENARPLINDAGLSPGCVLETVYVLPGIPEEMRSMFTSVADEFAGEVQTRVLYTNDPESNLVGTLTDARDRFDVGVGCYPNRDAGHNRLKLSGTDKSALETAESWLRDRVTVVEE, from the coding sequence ATGCAGGTGGCTCTTCTAACGGTCGGTGACGAACTCCTTTCGGGGGACACGGAGAACACGAATGCGACGTGGCTTGCTCGCCAGCTTTCAGGGCGCGGCGTTGCGGTGAAACGAATCGCGGTCGTACCAGATGAGGTATCCGTTATTGCAGAACACGTCAGTAAGTACAGCACGGCGTTCGATGCGACGCTCGTCACCGGTGGACTCGGTCGAACACCAGACGACGTGACGATGGACGGTGTTGCCCGCGCGTTCGATCGATCGTTACAACCGAACGAACTGGCTCGAGCTGATATCGAGCAGACAGTCGCTGCACTCGCTGAACGTCGCCCGAATCTTTCATTCGACATCGAAATTGAGACAGAGGCAGCAATCCCGGAGAATGCACGACCGCTCATCAACGACGCTGGGCTTTCACCAGGATGTGTACTCGAGACGGTCTACGTGCTCCCAGGCATTCCAGAAGAGATGCGATCGATGTTTACATCAGTTGCAGACGAGTTCGCTGGTGAAGTTCAGACGAGAGTTCTCTACACCAACGATCCGGAGTCGAATCTCGTCGGTACGCTCACGGACGCACGCGATCGCTTCGACGTAGGCGTCGGGTGCTATCCCAACCGGGATGCAGGACACAACAGACTGAAACTCAGTGGAACGGACAAAAGCGCGCTCGAAACAGCCGAGTCGTGGTTGCGCGATCGAGTTACCGTGGTTGAGGAGTAA